A genomic region of Deinococcus aerolatus contains the following coding sequences:
- a CDS encoding ComEC/Rec2 family competence protein has product MGRFFLLAALLAGVALAQPAPSGVLTIPFLNVGQGDAVLIPAPEDQSLLYDGGRSEKRMTDLLGQYGVNSLAVVAASHGDAGHITGQIPAVQRFKPKFFLNNGIAATTQFFGKLTAAVQTAGIQGLLASDRVINPGRVKVAGLPPPPDIPKINTSCPRDSPARGDTARFSY; this is encoded by the coding sequence GTGGGGCGCTTTTTCCTGCTGGCAGCGCTGCTGGCTGGTGTGGCCCTGGCCCAACCTGCCCCGTCCGGCGTACTCACCATCCCCTTCCTGAACGTCGGCCAGGGCGACGCGGTGCTGATCCCCGCGCCGGAAGACCAGTCCCTGCTGTACGACGGCGGGCGATCTGAAAAACGCATGACCGACTTGCTCGGCCAGTACGGCGTCAACAGTCTCGCGGTGGTGGCGGCCAGCCACGGCGACGCAGGCCACATCACGGGCCAGATCCCAGCTGTCCAGCGCTTCAAGCCGAAATTCTTCCTGAACAACGGCATCGCGGCGACGACCCAGTTCTTCGGCAAGCTGACGGCAGCGGTCCAGACCGCCGGCATCCAGGGCCTGCTGGCCAGTGACCGGGTCATCAATCCCGGCCGTGTGAAGGTTGCGGGGTTGCCCCCACCACCCGACATCCCGAAGATCAATACGTCTTGCCCCAGGGATTCCCCAGCACGCGGCGACACAGCGCGGTTCAGCTACTGA
- the dgoD gene encoding galactonate dehydratase, with protein MKITHIETFLVPPRWCFLKIETDEGIVGWGEPVVEGRAATVQTAVHELSDYLIGQDPHRIEDLWQVMYRGGFYRGGAVAMSAIAGVDQALWDIKGKALGTPVHNLLGGACRERIRVYSWIGGDRPAEVGEAARLARAAGFTAVKMNATEELQYVDSYAKVDAALARVQAVRDATAPDFGIAVDFHGRVHRPMAQVLARELEPYRLMFIEEPVLSENIEALRDVKRATTTPIALGERLYSRWDFKQVLQEGLADIVQPDLSHAGGISECRKIAAMAEAYDVALAPHCPLGPVALAACLQVDAVSHNAFIQEQSLGIHYNAGNDLLDYVTDQSVFEYAGGFVRIPTGPGLGVEVNEAAVRELARAGHRWRNPVWRHDDGSVAEW; from the coding sequence ATGAAAATCACCCACATCGAAACCTTTCTCGTGCCCCCGCGCTGGTGCTTTCTCAAGATCGAGACCGACGAGGGCATCGTCGGATGGGGGGAGCCGGTGGTGGAAGGCCGCGCGGCGACCGTGCAGACGGCGGTGCACGAGCTGTCCGACTACCTGATCGGGCAGGACCCGCACCGCATCGAGGATCTGTGGCAGGTGATGTACCGGGGCGGGTTCTACCGGGGCGGGGCGGTTGCGATGAGCGCCATCGCCGGCGTGGATCAGGCGCTGTGGGACATCAAGGGCAAGGCGCTGGGCACGCCGGTCCACAACCTGCTGGGTGGGGCGTGCCGTGAGCGCATCCGGGTGTACTCATGGATCGGCGGGGACCGGCCGGCCGAGGTCGGCGAGGCCGCGCGCCTGGCCCGCGCCGCCGGCTTCACGGCCGTCAAGATGAACGCGACCGAGGAACTGCAGTACGTGGATTCCTACGCCAAGGTGGACGCCGCGCTGGCGCGCGTGCAGGCAGTGCGGGACGCAACGGCGCCGGATTTCGGCATTGCAGTGGACTTCCACGGCCGGGTCCACCGCCCGATGGCCCAGGTGCTGGCCCGTGAGCTGGAACCCTACCGCCTGATGTTCATTGAGGAGCCGGTGCTGTCCGAGAACATTGAAGCCCTGCGCGACGTGAAGCGGGCCACCACGACGCCCATTGCGCTGGGCGAGCGGCTGTATTCCCGCTGGGACTTCAAACAGGTGCTGCAGGAGGGCCTGGCCGACATCGTGCAGCCGGACCTGTCGCATGCCGGGGGCATCAGCGAGTGCCGCAAGATCGCCGCGATGGCCGAGGCCTACGACGTCGCGCTGGCCCCGCACTGCCCGCTGGGTCCGGTGGCACTGGCCGCCTGCTTGCAGGTGGACGCGGTGTCGCACAATGCCTTTATTCAGGAGCAGAGCCTGGGCATCCATTACAACGCGGGAAACGACCTGCTCGATTACGTCACCGACCAGAGCGTCTTCGAGTACGCCGGGGGGTTCGTGCGGATCCCGACAGGGCCGGGGCTGGGCGTGGAGGTGAACGAGGCCGCCGTGCGTGAGCTGGCCAGGGCAGGCCACCGCTGGCGCAATCCGGTCTGGCGCCATGATGACGGCAGCGTGGCGGAATGGTGA
- a CDS encoding bifunctional 4-hydroxy-2-oxoglutarate aldolase/2-dehydro-3-deoxy-phosphogluconate aldolase — protein MTDLLGELRRTRILAILRGVPARHAPDLVRALQGAGIELFEVALSDSHGLPALRAIRAAFPALTLGAGTVVTPALARQAQEAGAAFLVTPHLAPDVNAFARAQGLGLLAGALTPTEIVAAHAQGSAAVKVFPAGSLGPDYFRQLRGPYPHLPLLAVGGVDASNLGAYLQAGAVGAGIGGALTRTDWSRPDWSALAHTAQELVARARH, from the coding sequence ATGACGGACCTGCTCGGGGAGCTGCGCCGCACCCGGATCCTGGCCATCTTGCGGGGCGTGCCTGCCCGGCACGCCCCGGACCTGGTGAGAGCGCTGCAAGGCGCCGGCATCGAACTGTTCGAGGTGGCCCTGAGTGACAGCCACGGGCTTCCGGCGCTGCGGGCCATCCGCGCCGCGTTTCCTGCCCTCACGCTGGGCGCGGGGACGGTGGTGACGCCGGCCCTGGCCCGGCAGGCCCAGGAGGCGGGAGCGGCCTTCCTGGTCACGCCGCACCTGGCCCCCGACGTGAACGCTTTCGCGCGGGCGCAGGGGCTGGGGCTGCTGGCCGGAGCGCTGACGCCCACCGAGATCGTTGCGGCCCACGCGCAGGGCAGCGCCGCGGTCAAGGTCTTTCCGGCCGGCAGCCTGGGGCCAGACTATTTCCGGCAGTTGCGCGGGCCGTATCCGCACCTTCCGCTGCTGGCGGTGGGCGGCGTGGACGCCTCTAACCTGGGGGCCTACCTGCAGGCCGGGGCGGTGGGGGCCGGCATCGGCGGGGCGCTGACCCGCACCGACTGGTCACGTCCCGACTGGAGCGCTCTGGCACACACCGCCCAGGAGCTCGTGGCGCGCGCCCGCCACTGA
- a CDS encoding mannonate dehydratase, whose product MELTMRWFGPADQVQLWQLRQIPGLGGVVSALHDVPPGEAWTPAAVQALRQRVEAAGLRLSVIESIPVHEDIKLGNARCEERIRGFTESLRAVASAGVRTVCYNFMPVFDWTRTDLAHPRTDGSTSLVFRQAEVEQLRIGVGNLSLPGWAEAYTPGELAGLRAAYAGVDGPALRRNLVAFLQAVVPEAARLGVRLALHPDDPPWPVLGLPRVVSTAEDLRFILDAVPDTHSGLTFCLGSLGARPDNDLPAMIEEFAPRIHFVHARNVERVGERDFDEVPHVSRFGSTGLAAAVMRLEALRPGVPVRPDHGRMIWGETGRPGYGLYDRALGAMYLQGLMDAVQERGRA is encoded by the coding sequence ATGGAATTGACGATGCGTTGGTTTGGCCCGGCGGACCAGGTCCAGCTCTGGCAGTTGCGGCAGATCCCGGGGCTGGGCGGCGTCGTGTCGGCACTGCATGACGTTCCACCGGGCGAGGCCTGGACGCCGGCGGCCGTTCAGGCCCTGCGGCAGCGGGTCGAGGCGGCAGGCCTGCGCCTGAGCGTCATCGAGAGCATTCCGGTGCACGAGGACATCAAGCTGGGCAACGCGCGCTGTGAGGAACGCATCCGGGGCTTTACTGAAAGCCTGCGGGCAGTGGCGAGTGCGGGCGTACGGACGGTGTGTTACAACTTCATGCCGGTGTTCGACTGGACCCGCACGGACCTGGCCCACCCGCGGACGGACGGCAGTACCAGTCTGGTCTTCCGGCAGGCCGAGGTCGAGCAGTTGCGAATCGGGGTCGGGAACCTGAGCCTGCCCGGCTGGGCCGAGGCCTACACGCCCGGTGAACTGGCCGGCCTGCGCGCGGCGTACGCGGGCGTGGATGGGCCGGCGCTGCGCCGCAACCTCGTGGCGTTCCTGCAGGCGGTGGTGCCGGAGGCCGCGCGGCTGGGCGTCAGGCTCGCCCTGCACCCGGACGATCCGCCCTGGCCGGTGCTGGGTCTGCCGCGGGTGGTCAGCACCGCCGAGGACCTGCGCTTCATTCTGGACGCCGTGCCGGACACGCACAGCGGCCTGACCTTCTGCCTGGGATCGCTGGGCGCGCGGCCGGACAACGACCTGCCGGCGATGATCGAGGAATTCGCGCCCCGCATCCATTTTGTCCACGCCCGCAACGTCGAGCGCGTGGGTGAGCGCGATTTCGATGAGGTCCCGCACGTCAGCCGCTTCGGCAGTACCGGTCTGGCCGCCGCCGTGATGCGGCTCGAAGCCCTGCGCCCCGGCGTGCCGGTCCGCCCGGACCACGGCCGCATGATCTGGGGTGAGACCGGCCGTCCCGGGTACGGCCTGTACGACCGCGCGCTGGGCGCGATGTACCTGCAGGGCCTGATGGACGCGGTGCAGGAACGGGGGCGGGCATGA
- a CDS encoding sugar kinase, which produces MAEGPASVLTFGEALLKLVLAPAQRLEAMTSLDAQCAGSELNVAAGLRALGRPAAWASAVPPSALGTWVRGYVHALQVEDLALTRSGRLGTFYLEDHHAPRPSRVVYDRAGSAFARLTAADFAPEWLTGRAALHVSGVSLALGAGPRALALRLMRAAKAAGLTVSFDVNHRRLLLADDAALDAYAPALRLADLLFVAERDTALLGGLTGLRQLAPDALLIQTRGAQGSALLGGGQSLTQPAVPAAGPGRVGRGDAFAAGYLHAHLSGEAPAAALAFAAATAALKTTTPGDQLRATEAEVRAVQHAGPGNEPVR; this is translated from the coding sequence ATGGCTGAGGGTCCCGCCAGCGTCCTGACCTTCGGGGAGGCGCTGCTGAAGCTGGTGCTGGCGCCGGCCCAGCGCCTGGAGGCCATGACCAGCCTGGACGCGCAGTGCGCCGGCTCGGAACTGAACGTCGCCGCCGGGCTGCGCGCCCTGGGCCGCCCCGCGGCGTGGGCGAGCGCCGTGCCGCCCTCCGCGCTGGGCACGTGGGTCCGCGGGTACGTGCATGCCCTGCAGGTCGAGGACCTGGCCCTGACCCGCAGCGGCCGTCTGGGAACGTTCTACCTGGAAGACCACCACGCTCCCCGTCCCAGCCGGGTGGTGTACGACCGCGCCGGCAGCGCCTTCGCCAGGCTGACGGCCGCCGACTTCGCACCGGAGTGGCTGACCGGCCGCGCCGCGCTGCACGTCAGCGGCGTCAGCCTGGCGCTGGGCGCGGGACCGCGGGCGCTGGCGCTCCGGCTGATGCGGGCGGCTAAGGCGGCTGGCCTCACCGTCAGCTTCGACGTGAACCACCGCCGGCTCTTGCTCGCGGACGACGCGGCCCTGGACGCCTACGCGCCGGCCTTGCGCCTGGCCGACCTGCTGTTCGTGGCCGAACGCGACACGGCCCTCCTGGGCGGACTGACCGGCCTGCGGCAGCTCGCGCCGGACGCCCTGCTGATCCAGACGCGCGGCGCGCAGGGCAGCGCGCTGCTGGGCGGCGGGCAGAGCCTGACGCAGCCCGCGGTCCCGGCAGCGGGACCGGGCCGGGTGGGGCGTGGCGACGCCTTCGCTGCCGGCTACCTGCACGCCCACCTGAGCGGTGAGGCGCCGGCGGCCGCTCTGGCGTTTGCGGCCGCCACGGCCGCGCTGAAGACCACCACGCCGGGCGACCAGTTGCGCGCAACCGAGGCCGAGGTGCGGGCCGTGCAACACGCGGGTCCCGGCAATGAGCCGGTCCGCTGA
- a CDS encoding bifunctional 4-hydroxy-2-oxoglutarate aldolase/2-dehydro-3-deoxy-phosphogluconate aldolase, translating to MTLDLAGVLAADRVLPLFTPGDEAQAAARLAALTRAGIRAVELTHRSPGTLATFGALRGRFPALLLGAGTVLNARDADAFVQAGADFIVSPCWVPAVAAACRDRGAAYLPGAGTVREVFEAQQGGAAIVKLFPGEVLGPAFVRALLGPLPHSRVLVTGGVEPTVAGVGPWLAAGALAVGLGSALFMLDEDALEAQVTELLGFTRQEGADG from the coding sequence GTGACCCTGGACCTCGCCGGCGTGCTGGCTGCCGACCGCGTGCTGCCGCTGTTCACGCCCGGGGACGAGGCGCAGGCCGCCGCACGCCTGGCCGCCCTGACCCGCGCCGGGATCCGGGCGGTGGAACTCACCCACCGCAGCCCCGGGACCCTGGCCACCTTCGGTGCGCTGCGCGGACGCTTCCCCGCGCTGCTGCTCGGGGCCGGGACTGTGCTGAACGCCCGGGACGCCGACGCGTTCGTGCAGGCCGGCGCCGACTTCATTGTCAGCCCGTGCTGGGTGCCGGCCGTCGCGGCGGCGTGTCGGGACCGCGGCGCCGCGTACCTGCCGGGAGCCGGCACCGTCCGCGAGGTGTTCGAGGCCCAGCAGGGCGGCGCGGCGATCGTCAAGCTGTTTCCCGGCGAGGTGCTGGGCCCGGCATTCGTGCGGGCGCTGCTCGGTCCGTTGCCGCACAGCCGGGTGCTGGTCACGGGCGGCGTGGAACCCACGGTTGCCGGCGTCGGCCCCTGGCTGGCCGCCGGCGCCCTGGCGGTGGGCCTGGGCAGCGCCCTGTTCATGCTGGACGAGGACGCGCTCGAGGCGCAGGTCACGGAACTGCTGGGCTTCACCCGGCAGGAGGGCGCCGATGGCTGA
- a CDS encoding gluconokinase, with amino-acid sequence MSLTPPNPQPMRGPPPVMLSLDLGSSGMKGSAFDTLGRPLAGLEAHSPLELQYGPDGAAEVNLPALVRAIEDVLDRLHQRLGQRPVLGVALTSFVSSLVALDHAGQPTGPALSYADTRAAGEVEAVAHLVDPGQVGCPAFSAYWPAQIRWWRAAHPHLRAARYCSVPDYLTLRWTGAWLTSYSLASWTGMLDRASLTWNAGALAAAGVGADQLPELADHDAARTLRPAFQARWPKLAGAPFYVGVSDGATATVGSGAAGGSRVALTVGSTSAVRLAVTGAPPAVPSGLWSYRIDRQTHLLGGALTEGGNLYEWLGSTLQLDHPNLDRELLAMAPDSHGLTFLPSLGGTRSPDYDPHTRGTVHGLGYATTPVQIARAAMEGVACRLADLAGRLPLPDDAVFIASGRALLASRPWQHMLADALGRPLLLGGPGGASARGAAMLALSAQGYPLPTGPGACRRVDPVPGHHERYQAATRRMHALEAALRGLREPRPAPGAASPQPVLT; translated from the coding sequence ATGAGTCTGACACCCCCGAACCCGCAACCGATGCGCGGGCCCCCGCCGGTGATGCTGAGCCTGGATCTGGGCAGCAGCGGCATGAAGGGCTCGGCCTTCGACACGCTGGGCCGTCCGCTGGCGGGCCTGGAAGCGCACTCGCCCCTCGAACTGCAATACGGACCGGACGGCGCCGCGGAAGTGAACCTGCCGGCGCTGGTCCGGGCCATCGAGGACGTGCTCGACCGCCTGCATCAGCGCCTGGGCCAGCGCCCCGTGCTGGGCGTGGCACTGACCAGCTTCGTGAGCAGCCTGGTGGCGCTCGACCACGCCGGGCAGCCCACCGGTCCGGCCCTGTCCTACGCCGACACCCGCGCGGCCGGGGAGGTCGAGGCCGTGGCGCACCTGGTGGACCCCGGCCAGGTGGGCTGCCCGGCCTTCAGCGCGTACTGGCCGGCGCAGATCCGCTGGTGGCGCGCGGCCCACCCCCACCTGCGGGCCGCGCGCTACTGCAGCGTGCCCGACTACCTGACACTGCGCTGGACCGGCGCGTGGCTCACCAGTTACTCGCTGGCGTCGTGGACCGGGATGCTGGACCGCGCCAGCCTGACGTGGAACGCCGGGGCGCTGGCGGCGGCCGGCGTGGGGGCCGACCAGTTGCCCGAACTGGCCGACCACGACGCGGCGCGTACGCTGCGCCCGGCCTTTCAGGCCCGCTGGCCAAAACTCGCGGGGGCGCCCTTCTACGTGGGCGTCTCCGACGGCGCGACCGCCACAGTGGGCAGCGGCGCGGCCGGCGGGAGCCGCGTGGCCCTGACGGTCGGCAGCACCAGCGCAGTGCGCCTGGCGGTGACCGGGGCACCCCCCGCCGTGCCGAGTGGCCTGTGGTCCTACCGCATCGACCGCCAGACCCACCTGCTGGGCGGGGCCCTGACCGAGGGCGGCAACCTGTACGAGTGGCTGGGTTCGACCCTGCAGCTGGACCACCCAAACCTGGACCGCGAGCTGCTGGCAATGGCGCCCGACAGCCACGGCCTGACCTTCCTGCCTTCCCTGGGCGGCACCCGCAGCCCCGACTACGACCCCCACACGCGCGGCACGGTCCACGGCCTGGGCTACGCCACCACCCCGGTCCAGATCGCGCGCGCGGCGATGGAGGGGGTGGCCTGCCGGCTGGCCGATCTGGCCGGGCGGCTGCCGTTGCCGGACGACGCCGTGTTTATCGCCAGCGGCCGGGCGCTGCTGGCCTCGCGTCCCTGGCAGCACATGCTGGCCGACGCCCTGGGGCGCCCGCTGCTGCTGGGCGGCCCCGGCGGCGCCAGCGCGCGCGGCGCGGCGATGCTGGCGCTCAGCGCGCAGGGCTACCCGCTGCCCACCGGGCCGGGCGCCTGCCGGAGGGTGGACCCGGTGCCCGGACACCACGAACGCTACCAGGCCGCCACGCGGCGGATGCACGCCCTGGAAGCTGCCCTGCGCGGCCTGCGCGAGCCGCGTCCGGCGCCCGGCGCAGCGTCCCCCCAGCCGGTCCTCACGTGA
- a CDS encoding carbohydrate ABC transporter permease, which translates to MKARASARSSLVPNLLLLLAIVVLLFPFVWMIMMSLKSQVQNTAAVPVWVFTPTWENYRNVIERNNFLQYTKNSMIVALAATMIGMVLGLPAAYSIARFKQRGLSLWILISRIIPYITFLLPLFLLFTRLRLVGSFTALIVSHLIITLPLIVWITIAFFEDIPTDLEEAALVDGSSRAGAFVRIILPLVTPGVVTAGILAMIFSWNQFLFSLILGGPNTKTVPVAVFNFLSYGSQDYGAIAAAAVLITLPIILLSLTVQKYIVKGLTAGGVKG; encoded by the coding sequence ATGAAGGCCCGCGCGTCCGCGCGCAGCAGCCTGGTGCCGAACCTGCTGCTGCTGCTGGCCATCGTCGTGCTGCTGTTCCCGTTCGTGTGGATGATCATGATGAGCCTCAAGAGCCAGGTGCAGAACACGGCGGCGGTCCCGGTGTGGGTCTTTACGCCCACCTGGGAGAACTACCGCAACGTGATCGAGCGCAACAACTTCTTGCAGTACACCAAAAACAGCATGATCGTGGCGCTGGCGGCCACCATGATCGGCATGGTGCTGGGCCTGCCCGCCGCGTACTCGATCGCGCGGTTCAAGCAGCGCGGCCTGAGCCTGTGGATCCTGATCAGCCGGATCATTCCGTACATCACCTTCCTGCTGCCGCTGTTCTTGCTGTTTACCCGGCTGCGTCTGGTCGGCAGTTTCACGGCGCTGATCGTCAGTCACCTGATCATCACGCTGCCGCTGATCGTCTGGATCACCATCGCATTTTTCGAAGACATTCCCACGGACCTCGAGGAGGCCGCCCTGGTGGACGGTTCGTCGCGCGCCGGCGCCTTCGTGCGCATCATCTTGCCGCTGGTGACCCCCGGCGTCGTGACCGCCGGCATCCTGGCGATGATCTTTTCCTGGAACCAGTTCCTGTTCAGCCTGATCCTGGGCGGCCCCAACACCAAGACCGTCCCGGTGGCCGTGTTCAACTTCCTGAGTTACGGTAGCCAGGACTACGGCGCGATCGCGGCCGCCGCCGTCCTGATCACCCTGCCAATCATCCTGCTGTCCCTGACCGTTCAGAAGTACATCGTCAAGGGCCTGACCGCCGGCGGCGTCAAGGGATGA
- a CDS encoding carbohydrate ABC transporter permease, with amino-acid sequence MTSAPTHTRGQPRPGGGFSSWLDRNIRWVFPLPTLIVLFALTILPLVFNLILSTQERSVSDALPSSFVGLGNFTQAFSDPRFWNATWLMMKFTLIAVPAQMLLGLGLAVLLNRHMRAQGLVRAAVLLPMISTPVAVALIWALMMDPNLGVLNYFLQTLGLERSLWLADPALVIPALALVDVWQWTPLVALILLAGLQTMPDDPFEAARIDGASSWQAFRYITWPLLQPALFAALTIRLIDALKTFDIIEVMTQGGPGSASETLNVYAYHTGFEFLRVGYTAALLTLLLVVVAAVAIGVNLLRRRV; translated from the coding sequence GTGACCTCCGCCCCCACCCACACCCGGGGGCAGCCGCGGCCAGGAGGAGGCTTTTCCTCCTGGCTGGACCGGAACATCCGCTGGGTGTTTCCGCTGCCTACCCTGATCGTGCTGTTCGCGCTGACGATCCTGCCGCTGGTGTTCAACCTGATCCTGAGCACCCAGGAACGCTCGGTCAGCGACGCCCTGCCCAGCAGCTTCGTGGGCCTGGGCAACTTCACGCAGGCCTTCAGTGACCCGCGCTTCTGGAACGCGACCTGGCTGATGATGAAGTTCACCCTGATCGCGGTGCCCGCGCAGATGCTGCTGGGCCTCGGCCTCGCGGTGCTGCTTAACCGCCACATGCGCGCGCAGGGGCTGGTGCGCGCCGCCGTGCTGCTGCCCATGATCAGCACGCCCGTGGCGGTCGCCCTGATCTGGGCGCTGATGATGGACCCCAACCTCGGCGTGCTGAACTACTTTCTTCAGACGCTCGGGCTGGAACGCAGCCTGTGGCTGGCTGACCCCGCGCTGGTGATTCCCGCGCTGGCCCTGGTCGACGTGTGGCAGTGGACGCCGCTGGTGGCGCTGATCCTGCTGGCCGGGCTGCAGACCATGCCCGACGATCCCTTTGAGGCCGCGCGCATTGACGGCGCGAGCAGCTGGCAGGCCTTCCGCTACATCACCTGGCCGCTGCTGCAGCCCGCGCTGTTCGCCGCGCTGACCATCCGCCTGATCGACGCCCTCAAGACCTTTGACATCATCGAGGTGATGACCCAGGGCGGGCCGGGCAGCGCCAGCGAGACGCTCAACGTCTACGCGTATCACACCGGCTTCGAGTTCCTGCGGGTCGGCTACACCGCCGCGCTGCTCACGCTGCTGCTGGTCGTGGTGGCGGCCGTGGCCATCGGCGTGAACCTGTTGCGGCGGCGCGTATGA
- a CDS encoding ABC transporter substrate-binding protein: MRNLTVLFTLTGLLATAPAQAQTVNWDAYKGTTLRVLLNQHPWTTAVQPYFPEFEKLTGIKLAVETYPEAQFRQKVLVELSTGGQNLDAFMLSPGQEGLLYARSGWVEDMKPYTVNKTLTAGNWGFSDFYPSVVRSTEYNGIMTGIPIQTETPMLFYRKDLLAKYKIAVPKTLTQLEAAAKALNGKDGVAGIALRGKGASATSQFSPYMFSYGSSWLTRDGQANFTDPKFIQAMNMYTGLLRNYGPPAAVTMSWPEVTNLFAQGKVAMFTDASLFRSIVDDPKSSTVAGKVGYAPFPAGPAGRKPYVTTWALSISKGSKNKQAAWLFTQWATNRENQLRVLLQDVPAVRRSVWNDPTFKKQETSPEWTQAHLSQLASANPLWNPPVSQVGEVRDALGQAIVSILQGGNTADLLKRAEQTVNTIISKEK, from the coding sequence ATGCGTAACCTGACTGTCCTTTTCACCCTGACCGGCCTGCTGGCCACCGCCCCCGCCCAGGCCCAGACCGTCAATTGGGACGCCTACAAGGGCACCACCCTCCGCGTGCTGCTCAACCAGCATCCGTGGACCACCGCGGTCCAGCCTTACTTTCCGGAGTTCGAGAAACTCACCGGTATCAAGCTGGCCGTGGAAACCTACCCCGAAGCGCAGTTCCGTCAGAAGGTTCTGGTGGAACTGTCCACCGGGGGCCAGAACCTCGACGCGTTCATGCTCTCGCCCGGCCAGGAAGGGCTGCTCTACGCCCGCAGCGGCTGGGTCGAGGACATGAAGCCGTACACCGTCAACAAGACCCTGACCGCCGGCAACTGGGGCTTTTCGGACTTCTACCCCTCGGTCGTGAGGTCCACGGAATACAACGGCATCATGACCGGCATCCCGATCCAGACCGAAACGCCGATGCTGTTCTACCGCAAGGACCTGCTGGCCAAGTACAAGATCGCCGTGCCCAAGACGCTGACCCAGCTTGAGGCGGCGGCCAAGGCGCTGAACGGCAAAGATGGAGTCGCGGGCATCGCCCTGCGCGGCAAGGGCGCGTCGGCCACCAGCCAGTTCAGCCCGTACATGTTCTCCTACGGCAGCAGCTGGCTGACCAGGGACGGACAGGCCAACTTCACGGATCCCAAGTTCATCCAGGCCATGAACATGTACACCGGCCTGCTGCGCAACTACGGTCCGCCCGCCGCCGTGACCATGAGCTGGCCGGAAGTCACCAACCTCTTCGCGCAGGGCAAGGTGGCGATGTTCACCGACGCCTCGCTGTTCCGCAGCATCGTCGACGACCCCAAGAGCAGCACGGTGGCCGGCAAGGTGGGCTACGCGCCGTTCCCGGCCGGTCCCGCGGGCCGCAAACCCTACGTGACCACCTGGGCGCTGAGCATCAGCAAGGGCAGCAAGAACAAGCAGGCCGCGTGGCTGTTCACCCAGTGGGCCACCAACCGTGAAAACCAGCTGCGGGTGCTGCTCCAGGACGTGCCGGCCGTGCGCCGCAGCGTGTGGAATGACCCGACCTTCAAGAAGCAGGAGACCAGCCCCGAGTGGACCCAGGCGCACCTCAGCCAGCTGGCCAGCGCCAACCCGCTGTGGAACCCCCCGGTCAGCCAGGTGGGCGAGGTCCGCGACGCGCTGGGACAGGCCATCGTCAGCATCCTGCAGGGCGGCAACACCGCTGACCTGCTGAAGCGGGCCGAGCAGACCGTCAACACCATCATCAGCAAGGAAAAGTAA
- a CDS encoding MurR/RpiR family transcriptional regulator codes for MALPPAHLAPVLRRLHLLRDEQGAATVRVIDQILANPERFLSLTIAELSEAAGTSDATVVRLVQHLGFGGYQEFKLQLSRALAVSRKADLAVEPHDASVTVVRKVFDSAATALGDTLEHLSLEAVSAVVQAMTLARHVELIGIGGSGVVAGHGQHRGLRLGLSCRATTDPGTFLTTCSLLEPTDVLIAVSFSGETARVVQAARLARQAGATVVALTGLGRTPLSRRAHHTLSASAPGDRYRPEGLAAQLPQIAILDALFTSLHVSQDPYLSERLSRAAAARRGLHAEPAP; via the coding sequence ATGGCTCTTCCCCCTGCCCACCTTGCCCCGGTTCTGCGCCGACTGCACCTGCTCCGCGACGAGCAGGGCGCGGCGACCGTCCGGGTCATCGACCAGATCCTGGCCAACCCTGAGCGCTTCTTGTCGCTGACCATCGCCGAACTCAGCGAGGCGGCGGGAACCAGTGACGCGACCGTGGTCCGGCTGGTGCAACACCTGGGATTCGGTGGGTATCAGGAATTCAAGCTTCAGCTCTCGCGGGCGCTGGCCGTCAGCCGCAAAGCCGATCTGGCGGTGGAACCCCATGACGCTTCGGTCACGGTGGTGCGCAAGGTGTTCGACTCGGCCGCCACCGCGCTGGGCGACACGCTCGAGCACCTGAGCCTCGAAGCCGTCAGCGCCGTGGTGCAGGCCATGACCCTCGCCCGGCACGTCGAGCTGATCGGCATTGGGGGCAGCGGCGTGGTCGCCGGCCACGGGCAGCACCGGGGCCTGCGGCTGGGGCTGTCCTGCCGGGCCACCACCGACCCCGGCACGTTCCTGACCACCTGCTCGCTGCTGGAACCCACGGACGTGTTGATCGCCGTGTCATTCAGCGGCGAAACCGCCCGCGTCGTCCAGGCCGCGCGGCTGGCCCGGCAGGCCGGCGCCACGGTGGTGGCGCTGACCGGCCTGGGCCGCACGCCCCTGAGCCGGCGCGCGCACCACACGCTGAGCGCCTCGGCACCCGGAGACCGCTACCGCCCGGAAGGCCTGGCCGCCCAGCTCCCGCAGATCGCCATTCTCGACGCCCTGTTCACCAGCCTGCACGTCTCGCAAGACCCCTATCTGTCCGAGCGGCTCTCCCGCGCGGCGGCGGCCCGGCGCGGCCTGCATGCCGAACCCGCCCCGTAA